ATTTGTGCGGTGGACCAGCCATTGGCTATGCCGTTTTGCGTCGAGTACTTGATCAGGCCCTTGGGATAACCCACCTTGGCCATCACGTCATCACACACATCGATACAGGCGCCGCATCCAATGCACTCATATTGAAGGCCATTGCGTATATCAATACCTGTGGGACAAACCTGTACGCAAAGGGTGCAATCCACACAGGAGCCCAAATTGAGCGCTTTGGGGTCGGCCTTTTTTGACCGCGGACCTCTTGGTTCGCCGCGCTTTTCGTCATACGTGACGATCATCGTGTCCTTGTCAAACATCGCGCTCTGGAAGCGGGCATACGGGCACATGTATTTGCACACCTGCTCACGCATGAATCCAGCATTACCGTAGGTGGCAAAGCCGTAAAAAAACACCCAGAATATTTGCCAGGGGCCCAGGGACGCAGCCAAGGACAATGCGGCCAGTTCACGGATCGGCGTGAAATAGCCGACAAAAGTAAAACCTGTCCACAAGGCAAACAAAACCCACAGACCATGCTTGAGCCACTTTTTCCCCAGCTTCAGCGCTGAGAAAGGCGCATTGTCCAGACGCATGCGGGCTGAGCGGTCGCCTTCAACCTTCTTCTCAATCCAGAGAAAGATTTCTGTGTAAACGGTTTGTGGGCACGCGTAGCCACACCATAAACGTCCCGCCACAGCCGTGAACAGGAAAAGCGCCAAAGCTGAAATGACCAGCAACCCGGTCAGGTAAATGAAGTCCTGCGGATAGAGAACCAGTCCAAATATGAAGAAGCGCCGGGCCTCCAGATCGAAAAGGATCGCCTGTCGCGCATTCCACTCAAACCAGGGAAGTCCGTAGAAAACGATCTGGGTGATCCAGACCGTGATCCAGCGCCAGTTCGAAAACAGGCCCTTGACGGCTCGTGGATAGATTTTCTTGCTTGACGCATACAGCGACACCATCACTTCGTCATCGGGCGGAATGCCCTTTGGCGTGTCGCTGGGTGTGTTGCTGACCGTCGCAAGAGGGCTGCTGGCAGCGTCTGGCGTAGTGGAGCTCACGATATCCCTGACTTAACAAAACGAGGCCCCGAAGGGCCTCAGAAAACTTCAGTTGGCAGCAGCAGGCTTGTTTGACATGCCCCAGACATAAGACGCCAGAACATTGATCTGTGCCTCATTCAACAATGCGGCCTGTGCGGGCATGGCGTTGTTGTAGCCATTGTTGACCGCTTTGATAATCGCCTCTTCACCCCAGCCATGCAACCACACGCCATCGGTCAGGTTGGGAGCGCCAATGGCCTGCATGCCTTTGCCATCCTGGCCATGGCAAGCAGCACAAGCTGCGAACTTTACCTTGCCTTGCGAAGCGCGCACGCTGTCGTGAGGGCTACCGGAGAGGCTCAAAACATAGTTTGCAACATTGCGGACATCTTCAGGGCCACCCACAGCGGCAGCCATCGGAGGCATCACACCGGTGCGACCTTGTGCAATGGTGTTCTTGATGTACGCGTGGTCGCTGCCTCCGAGCCAATCACCATCGGTGAGGTTCGGGAAGCTCTTCGCACCGCGTGCATCTGAGCCATGGCACTGGGCACAGTAGTTCATGAACAGGCGTTCGCCAATGGCCATTGCCTGGGCGTTGCCGGCGACCTGCTCGGGCGACATGCCGTCGAACTTGGCATAGATCGGCGCAATAGCCGCTTCGACCTTTTGAACTTCGGCAGCGTGTTGTCCGGTGGAGGTCCAACCCAGCAAGCCTTTGTATTTGCCAAAGGTGGGGTACAGCGCACCGTATAGGAAAGCAAAAATCACGGTGATGACGAACAGGTACACCCACCAGCGGGGCAAGGGGTTGTTCATTTCGCGCAGGTCGCCATCCCAAACGTGACCTGTGGTGTTGTCCGCGGCGGGATTGACTTTGGTCGTGCCGCTGATCCAGAGCAGAACCAGGCAGGCAATGATGCTCAAAATCGTCAATCCGGCAACGTAGATGTTCCAGAATTCGCTCGTAAAGTCGCTCATGTTGTTTCTCTCGTTCGTGCCGGTTTGTTATTCGTCTTGAAACGGCAACTGGGCTGCCTCTTCAAAGTCGGCTTTTTTGCTGCGGGACCAAGCCCAGGCTAC
This region of Hydrogenophaga crassostreae genomic DNA includes:
- the ccoG gene encoding cytochrome c oxidase accessory protein CcoG, which gives rise to MVSLYASSKKIYPRAVKGLFSNWRWITVWITQIVFYGLPWFEWNARQAILFDLEARRFFIFGLVLYPQDFIYLTGLLVISALALFLFTAVAGRLWCGYACPQTVYTEIFLWIEKKVEGDRSARMRLDNAPFSALKLGKKWLKHGLWVLFALWTGFTFVGYFTPIRELAALSLAASLGPWQIFWVFFYGFATYGNAGFMREQVCKYMCPYARFQSAMFDKDTMIVTYDEKRGEPRGPRSKKADPKALNLGSCVDCTLCVQVCPTGIDIRNGLQYECIGCGACIDVCDDVMAKVGYPKGLIKYSTQNGIANGWSTAQMVKRGLRPRVLVYTGILMAITTAVMVSLYLRTPLKVDVIRDRGALARMVEQGRIENVFRLQVMNATESPQTYAISVSGLPGIEIASEAEITVLPTEVRSAVLRVQIPPNSSETGSHTIHFDIHSMGDDVAQVSEKAAFLVPR
- the ccoP gene encoding cytochrome-c oxidase, cbb3-type subunit III; this translates as MSDFTSEFWNIYVAGLTILSIIACLVLLWISGTTKVNPAADNTTGHVWDGDLREMNNPLPRWWVYLFVITVIFAFLYGALYPTFGKYKGLLGWTSTGQHAAEVQKVEAAIAPIYAKFDGMSPEQVAGNAQAMAIGERLFMNYCAQCHGSDARGAKSFPNLTDGDWLGGSDHAYIKNTIAQGRTGVMPPMAAAVGGPEDVRNVANYVLSLSGSPHDSVRASQGKVKFAACAACHGQDGKGMQAIGAPNLTDGVWLHGWGEEAIIKAVNNGYNNAMPAQAALLNEAQINVLASYVWGMSNKPAAAN
- a CDS encoding cbb3-type cytochrome oxidase subunit 3, which translates into the protein MDINDLRSAVTVVSLLTFLGIVAWAWSRSKKADFEEAAQLPFQDE